The following are encoded in a window of uncultured Sphaerochaeta sp. genomic DNA:
- a CDS encoding alpha-L-fucosidase, producing the protein MKESATQAWLDLQFGMFIHFGLYSIPGGVWNNEVVKRGYSEQILSHGYLPQADYEALAEQFTIDHFDADHIVMTAKAAGIRYLIITSKHHDGFCLFNTKTTSYQSKRDVVAELSEACKRHGLAFGIYFSWIDWHFPEALPISSHNSDTITPEHQRLNIQQLTELLSGYGPICELWMDMGAPSKEQSREVYDLVQSLQPDCMVNGRIWNDYQDFLTMGDNELPAVALDCPWQTPASIYKETWGYRSWQVRGDKHEKIKELSATARQVVEEGGNYLLNIGLVGDGSIQEFEEAVLKGIGEELQGNPLERKTTSLQVPEQEYQGPSFDCGEPVVVYRYTGAEYYSYRPIPTSLHWKIALEENKKLSISWKTSEPLEKEEKLVLEVDGKPYYSSLQKGRNADCFITSLPLQKGKHEFIVHTVGNPLKRPALGAHTLHIVLEEERR; encoded by the coding sequence ATGAAAGAATCAGCAACACAAGCCTGGCTGGATCTCCAGTTTGGTATGTTTATCCATTTTGGCCTCTACTCCATTCCTGGTGGGGTGTGGAACAATGAAGTGGTCAAACGGGGATACTCAGAACAGATACTCAGCCATGGGTATCTTCCCCAAGCCGACTACGAGGCATTGGCCGAGCAATTCACCATTGATCATTTCGATGCAGACCATATTGTCATGACAGCCAAGGCAGCTGGCATACGCTACTTGATAATCACCAGCAAGCACCATGATGGGTTCTGCCTCTTCAATACCAAGACCACCAGCTACCAGAGCAAAAGGGATGTCGTTGCTGAACTGAGTGAGGCTTGTAAACGCCATGGTCTTGCTTTTGGCATTTACTTCTCCTGGATCGATTGGCATTTCCCAGAGGCACTCCCAATCAGCAGCCACAATAGTGACACCATTACCCCAGAGCACCAAAGGCTCAATATCCAGCAGCTCACTGAACTGCTTAGCGGTTATGGTCCCATCTGTGAACTGTGGATGGATATGGGAGCTCCCAGCAAGGAGCAATCCAGGGAAGTATATGATTTAGTTCAGAGCTTGCAACCTGATTGCATGGTCAATGGAAGAATATGGAACGACTACCAGGACTTCCTTACCATGGGAGACAATGAACTACCGGCAGTAGCGCTTGATTGTCCTTGGCAGACTCCGGCTTCCATCTATAAGGAGACATGGGGCTACCGCAGCTGGCAGGTACGGGGCGACAAGCATGAGAAGATCAAGGAACTGAGTGCTACTGCCCGTCAGGTGGTCGAAGAGGGAGGGAACTACCTGTTGAATATCGGTCTGGTAGGAGATGGCTCAATCCAGGAGTTTGAGGAAGCAGTACTGAAAGGTATTGGAGAGGAACTGCAAGGAAATCCTCTTGAGAGGAAAACAACATCCCTTCAGGTTCCAGAACAGGAGTACCAAGGGCCTTCCTTTGACTGTGGAGAACCGGTTGTAGTCTACCGCTATACTGGAGCAGAGTACTACTCCTACCGCCCTATCCCCACAAGTCTGCACTGGAAAATTGCCCTAGAGGAGAACAAGAAACTTTCTATCTCCTGGAAAACCTCAGAGCCGCTGGAGAAAGAGGAGAAGCTTGTTCTAGAGGTGGATGGAAAACCTTATTACAGTAGCTTGCAAAAGGGACGAAACGCTGATTGTTTCATTACATCTCTTCCCTTGCAGAAAGGTAAGCATGAGTTCATCGTCCATACAGTGGGGAATCCACTCAAGCGCCCAGCTTTGGGTGCCCATACACTACATATTGTCCTGGAAGAGGAGAGAAGATAA
- a CDS encoding copper homeostasis protein CutC: MKIEICLESIESVIAAEQGGADRVEFCADLFEGGTTPSLGAFKAARANSTIAMNVMVRPRGGDFCYSELEFEAMKEDARLFREAGADGIVFGILTPDGEIDMERSRQLIEIARPCSVTFHRAFDMSRDASRSLEKLIELGVDRVLTSGLEETVTEGLETLKSLIDQAGERIIVMPGCGITERNFTRIQEALGAKEYHVALDGTYESRMTYRPDHIYMGGMLRQTEFSLKHTDKGRVGTVVSHKGGR; encoded by the coding sequence ATGAAGATTGAAATTTGTCTGGAATCGATCGAGAGCGTAATCGCAGCAGAGCAAGGCGGGGCAGACCGCGTGGAGTTCTGCGCCGACCTGTTCGAGGGGGGGACCACCCCATCGCTGGGAGCCTTCAAGGCAGCCAGGGCAAACTCCACCATAGCCATGAACGTCATGGTCCGCCCCCGAGGCGGCGACTTCTGCTACTCGGAACTGGAGTTCGAGGCGATGAAGGAGGATGCAAGGCTCTTCCGTGAGGCAGGGGCCGACGGCATCGTCTTCGGCATCCTTACCCCCGACGGGGAGATCGACATGGAGCGCAGCAGACAGCTCATCGAGATCGCACGCCCCTGCTCGGTCACCTTCCACCGTGCCTTCGACATGAGCCGCGATGCCTCAAGGTCGCTGGAGAAGCTCATCGAGCTCGGGGTAGACCGGGTGCTCACCAGCGGTCTGGAGGAGACCGTCACCGAGGGGCTGGAGACACTGAAAAGCCTGATCGACCAAGCAGGCGAGCGCATCATCGTCATGCCGGGCTGCGGCATCACCGAGAGAAACTTCACCAGGATCCAGGAAGCACTGGGGGCCAAGGAGTACCATGTGGCACTGGACGGCACCTACGAGTCCCGCATGACCTACAGGCCCGACCACATTTACATGGGCGGCATGCTCCGCCAGACGGAGTTCAGCCTCAAGCACACCGACAAGGGCCGGGTGGGCACCGTGGTCTCCCACAAAGGGGGCAGGTGA
- a CDS encoding M81 family metallopeptidase: MKGRIFVGGLHHESDTFNPIITSRDEIWVSRKEELFTKKESSASGIINTLVAAGYEVIPSLVARAVPNGVWDRTYYQELKEELLCDLRDAGELDAICLSLHGSMRVQGIGEAEGDLLEAVRLIQPSIPILTSLDMHATLTRRMRKAADGFVGYKCAPHTDTYETGIHAALMVIRTLESGKRPTMAMVRIPMLIAGEQSETSVEPMRSLIQELREREKEEGVLACSYTLGFPWADERENAVHAVVVTQDDQKRADSLARELAAIFWGRRAEFGFYNETRMPGDAIRATKESIAEGVYPVVISDSGDNPTAGGSGDVTNFLRLVMDDPVLSKLSPPLLYQGFYDPPVVAQAFREGVGSSFHCSLGAKFDKEKSSPIEAEAKVIFLKEKWEGANNADLALLEMEGVHVVVASKHVGCYDPEMMRILGAEPTGCKAIVVKLGYLEPEIRSIAKRSMMALTTGSTDELFTRLPYRELSRPIYPLDGEFDAELELI, from the coding sequence ATGAAGGGACGAATCTTCGTGGGCGGACTGCACCATGAGTCAGACACCTTCAACCCCATCATCACCTCCCGTGATGAGATCTGGGTGAGCCGCAAGGAGGAGCTTTTCACAAAGAAGGAAAGCTCAGCAAGTGGGATCATCAACACCCTCGTCGCTGCAGGCTATGAGGTCATCCCCTCCCTGGTCGCACGGGCCGTTCCCAACGGGGTGTGGGACAGGACATACTACCAGGAGCTCAAGGAAGAACTGCTGTGTGACCTGAGGGATGCAGGGGAGCTTGATGCCATCTGCCTCTCTTTGCACGGCAGCATGCGGGTTCAGGGCATCGGGGAGGCCGAGGGCGACCTGCTTGAGGCGGTAAGGCTGATCCAGCCCTCCATCCCCATCCTCACCAGCCTGGACATGCATGCCACCCTCACCAGACGAATGAGGAAGGCAGCTGACGGGTTCGTGGGATACAAGTGTGCCCCGCACACCGACACATACGAGACCGGCATCCACGCCGCCCTGATGGTCATCCGCACCCTTGAGTCAGGCAAGAGACCCACCATGGCCATGGTGAGGATACCGATGCTTATCGCCGGGGAGCAGAGCGAGACCAGCGTGGAGCCGATGAGAAGTCTCATCCAGGAGCTGAGGGAACGGGAGAAGGAAGAAGGCGTGCTTGCCTGTTCCTACACCCTCGGCTTCCCCTGGGCGGATGAGAGGGAGAACGCGGTGCATGCGGTGGTGGTGACCCAGGACGACCAAAAGAGGGCCGACTCCCTTGCCAGGGAACTGGCGGCCATATTCTGGGGCCGGAGGGCCGAGTTCGGGTTCTACAACGAGACCAGGATGCCGGGCGATGCCATAAGGGCGACCAAGGAGTCGATTGCAGAGGGGGTGTACCCGGTGGTCATCAGCGACAGCGGGGACAACCCGACAGCAGGAGGGAGCGGGGATGTGACGAACTTCCTGCGCCTGGTCATGGACGACCCCGTCCTCTCCAAGCTCAGTCCACCCCTGCTCTACCAGGGATTCTATGACCCACCTGTGGTGGCTCAGGCTTTCCGCGAGGGAGTTGGTTCATCCTTCCACTGCTCACTGGGAGCGAAGTTCGACAAAGAGAAGAGCAGCCCCATCGAGGCTGAGGCCAAGGTCATCTTTCTCAAGGAGAAATGGGAAGGGGCGAACAACGCCGACCTTGCCCTCCTGGAGATGGAAGGGGTGCATGTGGTGGTGGCAAGCAAGCATGTTGGATGCTACGACCCTGAGATGATGAGGATCCTCGGGGCTGAGCCGACAGGGTGCAAGGCAATCGTGGTGAAGCTGGGTTACCTGGAACCGGAGATACGCTCGATTGCAAAGCGGTCGATGATGGCACTCACCACCGGCAGCACCGACGAGCTCTTCACTCGCCTGCCCTACAGGGAGCTCTCCAGGCCCATCTACCCGCTTGACGGGGAGTTCGATGCTGAGCTGGAATTGATCTGA
- a CDS encoding AAA family ATPase, translating to MLINFTVSNFRSFKEEALLNLAPAKRIKEKSEHVLHSPMNKKVDVLPVSVIYGKNGSGKTTFIDALFFMKLRVSQDIYPSVTPFRLADTIQENEPTRFSILFKYHDIVYDYGFSLYKKMVQEEWLSAYFSSKPSLLFERYNENGKPVATFGQALISATPKGKNYLGFIMEGINQEELFLREAVNRNVKILAPIIEWFSDHCFIIMPESKLQALELLLHDQSETLQKINERIKEMDLDIDELDSVRKPFDIEKFCSRFEDAEAAQYHSMFEEMQENEAVPLNDEYANPHGVVLKTAEGFEMVKLEAGYTRQDGKHIQFDMSLASSGMNRMLHLLPALDLIHGEDTVFVIDELERSLHTLLAQYFIKNFITETTNSQMGNQLIFSTHDTNLLDADIFRSDEIWLIEKDPGHGSHLCNLVEFKLTTGLNYEKGYLSGRFGAIPVFHGNQLRIH from the coding sequence ATGTTAATCAACTTTACCGTTTCCAATTTTAGGAGTTTCAAAGAGGAAGCATTGCTTAATCTTGCTCCTGCTAAACGAATCAAGGAAAAGAGCGAACATGTGTTGCACTCCCCCATGAATAAGAAAGTAGATGTACTTCCCGTATCAGTTATCTATGGAAAAAATGGAAGTGGCAAAACTACTTTCATCGATGCTCTTTTCTTCATGAAATTGCGCGTATCACAAGACATATATCCTTCTGTCACTCCATTCAGGTTAGCTGACACGATACAGGAAAATGAACCCACGAGATTTTCAATTCTATTCAAGTATCATGACATTGTGTACGACTATGGGTTTTCGCTCTACAAGAAGATGGTGCAGGAAGAATGGCTTTCAGCATATTTCTCGTCAAAACCAAGTCTCCTATTTGAACGATATAATGAGAACGGAAAGCCTGTGGCTACATTTGGACAAGCACTTATCTCTGCAACACCCAAAGGTAAAAACTACCTTGGCTTTATTATGGAAGGAATAAATCAAGAAGAGCTATTTCTTCGTGAAGCAGTCAATAGAAATGTCAAAATCCTTGCTCCTATTATTGAATGGTTTTCAGACCATTGTTTCATCATCATGCCTGAAAGCAAATTACAAGCACTTGAGTTGCTGTTGCATGATCAGTCTGAAACCCTACAGAAGATAAATGAGCGGATCAAGGAGATGGACCTCGATATTGATGAACTGGACTCAGTACGCAAACCTTTTGATATTGAAAAGTTCTGTTCCCGTTTTGAAGATGCTGAAGCAGCACAATATCATTCAATGTTCGAGGAGATGCAAGAAAACGAAGCTGTTCCTCTGAATGATGAATATGCGAACCCGCATGGTGTTGTACTGAAGACCGCAGAGGGTTTTGAAATGGTCAAGCTGGAAGCAGGATATACAAGGCAGGACGGGAAGCATATTCAATTTGATATGTCATTGGCTTCCAGTGGCATGAACAGGATGCTCCATTTGCTTCCTGCATTGGATCTCATCCATGGGGAAGACACTGTCTTTGTGATTGATGAATTGGAGCGAAGTCTCCATACCTTGCTCGCTCAATACTTTATCAAGAATTTCATAACAGAAACAACAAACTCCCAAATGGGCAACCAACTGATCTTCAGTACCCATGACACCAATCTGCTGGATGCAGATATATTCCGCAGCGATGAAATATGGTTGATCGAAAAAGACCCTGGTCACGGAAGCCATCTCTGCAACCTTGTGGAATTCAAGCTTACCACAGGATTGAACTATGAAAAGGGATACTTGAGCGGCCGATTTGGAGCAATCCCTGTTTTTCATGGAAACCAATTGAGGATTCATTGA
- a CDS encoding LacI family DNA-binding transcriptional regulator: protein MPTIKDVARDAGLGVGTVSRYLNDKPVTTENRLRIAQSIKKLGYERNELARGLKTNRSFVIGVVIPDLTDIFATMLVQTIEQVAYDHGFNTITCDSRGDDNLEREKIKLLVRRDVDGLIVFPSNGKATAETYGKLDVPLVLINSNISDSKFDTIRSDDFEAGKQAGKYFYGLGHRSVAVITQMRHRPGYLRAQGFFSEFGSSIDSSLLYDGEFSIKDGYDAMRKIMENRTGEITGVFTTNYYTTIGVLRYCRDNRIEFPRDISFIGFDNIGAIPILGPPITIIEQPIVEIGKQAVNLLMQQIEHPNIEDRTPIEMLLKTRLIKGDSVAVL, encoded by the coding sequence TTGCCAACTATCAAGGATGTAGCAAGAGATGCTGGCCTCGGTGTAGGAACTGTATCTCGCTACTTAAATGACAAGCCTGTGACAACAGAGAACCGACTAAGAATTGCCCAGTCAATAAAGAAACTCGGGTATGAGCGGAATGAATTGGCACGCGGGCTTAAGACCAATAGATCTTTCGTTATTGGTGTAGTCATCCCTGATTTGACAGATATCTTTGCCACTATGTTGGTTCAAACCATTGAGCAAGTCGCATATGACCACGGGTTCAACACCATTACGTGTGATTCACGGGGAGACGATAATCTTGAGAGGGAGAAGATCAAATTATTGGTTCGTCGCGATGTAGATGGTCTGATAGTATTCCCCTCGAATGGTAAAGCAACTGCAGAAACCTACGGAAAACTTGATGTCCCCTTGGTACTGATAAACAGCAACATCTCAGACTCAAAGTTCGACACTATCAGAAGTGATGATTTTGAGGCAGGGAAACAAGCTGGCAAGTATTTCTATGGGCTCGGACACCGCAGCGTTGCGGTCATTACACAGATGCGGCACCGACCTGGATATCTTCGTGCACAAGGGTTTTTCTCAGAATTCGGATCATCCATCGACAGCTCCTTACTCTATGATGGGGAGTTTTCAATCAAGGATGGGTACGATGCCATGAGAAAGATCATGGAGAATAGAACGGGAGAAATAACCGGAGTTTTCACTACAAACTATTACACAACCATTGGTGTACTTCGATACTGCCGTGACAATCGAATAGAATTCCCCAGGGATATCTCTTTTATTGGCTTTGACAATATCGGGGCCATCCCTATCCTCGGGCCTCCCATTACCATCATTGAACAACCAATCGTTGAAATTGGCAAACAAGCGGTCAATCTACTGATGCAGCAGATTGAACATCCAAATATCGAAGATAGAACACCGATAGAAATGTTACTGAAGACCCGATTGATCAAAGGCGATTCTGTAGCAGTACTGTAA
- a CDS encoding ABC transporter permease subunit: MNDLYKKKSRLMIQHWQLYLLLLFPLVNLIIFKYLPILGLQMAFKDFRVSKGMWGSPWVGMKHFIAFFTSPNFWSIIGNTIVLSVYTILASFPLAILLAIGMNELANVRARKTVQFFTYAPYFISTVVLVSMMMQMFDPRIGILTKVLQVFGYRGDNLFGSTSAFRHLYVWSGIWQQTGYNAIIYLAALTSINPELYDAARVDGCSKWQRIWHIDLPGIRPTIIILLILNMGYIMSVGFEKVYLMQNPMNLETSEIISTYVYRIGLINSDFSFSTAVGFFNSIINLVLMLTVNRVAQKLGDTSLW; encoded by the coding sequence ATGAATGATTTGTACAAGAAGAAATCCCGGCTGATGATACAACACTGGCAACTATACCTGTTGTTGCTATTCCCGTTGGTAAATCTCATCATATTCAAATATCTCCCGATTCTTGGGTTGCAGATGGCTTTCAAGGATTTTCGGGTGAGCAAGGGTATGTGGGGAAGTCCCTGGGTAGGCATGAAACACTTCATAGCGTTTTTCACGTCACCCAACTTTTGGTCGATTATCGGTAATACCATCGTATTGAGCGTTTATACCATCTTGGCATCCTTCCCATTGGCAATTTTATTGGCAATAGGGATGAATGAACTTGCCAATGTACGGGCCAGAAAGACTGTGCAGTTCTTTACCTATGCTCCTTACTTCATCTCCACTGTGGTACTCGTATCCATGATGATGCAGATGTTTGACCCCAGGATAGGAATACTGACGAAGGTATTGCAGGTCTTTGGATATCGTGGAGATAATTTGTTTGGTTCGACCTCTGCATTCCGACATCTGTATGTTTGGTCGGGAATATGGCAGCAGACTGGTTACAATGCAATTATCTATCTTGCAGCTTTAACCAGTATCAACCCGGAGCTCTATGATGCAGCACGAGTTGATGGATGCTCAAAATGGCAAAGAATATGGCATATCGATCTTCCAGGCATACGCCCTACCATAATAATTCTGCTCATCCTGAATATGGGCTACATCATGAGTGTCGGATTCGAAAAAGTGTATCTGATGCAAAATCCGATGAATCTGGAAACGAGTGAAATCATTTCAACCTATGTCTACCGGATCGGTTTGATCAACAGCGACTTCAGCTTTTCTACAGCAGTCGGCTTTTTCAATTCAATTATCAACCTTGTGCTCATGCTAACCGTAAACAGAGTTGCACAAAAATTAGGAGATACCAGTCTATGGTAA